A DNA window from Helianthus annuus cultivar XRQ/B chromosome 15, HanXRQr2.0-SUNRISE, whole genome shotgun sequence contains the following coding sequences:
- the LOC110911801 gene encoding uncharacterized protein LOC110911801 — protein sequence MHQYGRIWLNHQYLSQMFFKYKIKLKYGGYFRSAKNSSRKRYCFGYQKCVYIDTYTYNFDDLVEEVTNHYPSNRDFVFSVCFVDKYATEQSFIKLDSHENFQLMLKTYEVEKELTVYVTTSRNLETSSINQRCQDEVGDELYSDEESEYSLSDESYRSCYSTDNDVEQHNSKEETYTKKSPTIRLNSKFENITVFRRTLIHYALRIEFEYFIEKSEPTRVTARCVDIEYKWRIHASVKQDGITIEYPEG from the exons ATGCACCAATATGGGAGAATATGGCTCAATCATCAATACTTGAGCCAAATGTTTTTTAAATATAAGATAAAATTAAAATATGGAGGCTACTTTCGGTCGGCTAAAAATTCATCTAGGAAACGATATTGTTTTGGCTATCAAAAATGTGTATACATTGATACATACACATACAACTTTGATGATTTGGTTGAAGAGGTTACAAATCATTATCCATCAAACAGGGATTTCGTTTTCTCAGTTTGTTTCGTTGACAAGTATGCCACAGAGCAATCTTTTATCAAGCTTGATTCTCACGAGAACTTTCAGTTAATGCTTAAAACGTATGAAGTGGAAAAAGAACTGACCGTTTATGTGACAACAAGTAGGAATCTTGAGACATCTTCAATCAACCAAAG GTGTCAAGATGAAGTCGGTGACGAACTATACAGTGATGAAGAATCAGAGTATTCATTAAGCGATGAAAGTTACCGTAGTTGTTATAGTACTGATAATGATGTTGAGCAACATAACTCCAAAGAGGAAACTTATACCAAGAAAAGTCCAACCATCAGATTGAACTCAAAGTTTGAAAATATTACCGTGTTTAGAAGAACATTGATCCATTATGCACTCAGAATTGAATTTGAATACTTCATTGAGAAAAGTGAACCGACAAGAGTCACAGCAAGATGTGTAGACATTGAATATAAATGGAGAATACATGCCTCTGTTAAACAAGATGGAATTACAATCGAG TATCCCGAAGGTTAA
- the LOC110911800 gene encoding uncharacterized protein LOC110911800: MNPFNPNNPNPNNPNPNNPNPNQPNFFSSPAYTPTMDPSWGASPFPFSGFQQTPNAFSQMSQLQQVQQYQALQQIMQRNTFEQLQSQSQPPVQLEDDDEEVVPESPPQELTRKKKKGKGKMVEPETAQKPRAKARQWTKVEEEALAMAFTKASNCPIVGNNQTGSSFWKKTTDRFNAIMEHGEARDVEAVSGKWRKMIKVVNNFNAIYNQIYLNPPSGSNEQDILNLAIAKWDSQNPTPFPHFRAWNVVRKDQKWKPVPNEVATAKRTKTSESGSYSAGGSTARCQIDINDDPEDDEDALPIHESERPTGRDKAKKEAAAKRKVSGSSGGGGSSGGRGEKASSKMDDLINEFRSFKEFATEKYSHKKTVSSDYARAEDFRIMRLDLDSVPEDEREVYRRMKEEVKKKWTS; this comes from the exons atgaatccattcaacccaaacaaccccaacccgaaCAACCCCAACCCGAATAATCCAAATCCGAACCAACCTAATTTTTTTTCTAGTCCCGCTTACACTCCGACTATGGATCCTTCGTGGGGGGCTTCGCCATTTCcgttttcgggtttccaacaaaCACCCAACGCCTTCTCACAAATGTCTCAACTACAACAAGTTCAACAATATCAAGCGCTCCAACAAATCATGCAACGCAACACGTTTGAACAACTACAATCCCAATCGCAACCCCCGGTTCaacttgaagatgatgatgaagaagtcgtCCCCGAATCACCACCGCAAGAGCTCACGCGCAAAAAAAAGAAAGGTAAGGGAAAGATGGTTGAACCCGAAACCGCGCAAAAACCGAGAGCAAAGGCGAGGCAATGGACGAAAGTAGAAGAGGAGGCGCTAGCTATGGCGTTTACTAAGGCCTCTAATTGCCCGATAGtcg gaaacaaccaaaCGGGTAGTAGTTTTTGGAAGAAGACAACGGATAGGTTTAACGCGATTATGGAGCATGGGGAGGCTCGTGATGTCGAAGCCGTCTCGGGCAAGTGGCGTAAAATGATCAAGGTCGTCAACAACTTTAACGCGATTTATAACCAAATTTACCTTAATCCTCCAAGCGGGAGTAACGAGCAAGATATTCTTAACCTTGCTATCGCCAAGTGGGACTCCCAAAATCCAACGCCTTTCCCGCACTTCCGAGCATGGAACGTTGTAAGGAAAGATCAAAAATGGAAGCCGGTTCCAAATGAGGTCGCAACGGCCAAACGCACTAAAACTTCCGAGTCCGGAAGCTATAGTGCGGGAGGCTCCACCGCTCGATGTCAAATTGACATAAACGACGACCCGGAAGATGACGAGGATGCGTTGCCCATTCACGAGTCGGAACGTCCCACCGGGAGGGACAAAGCAAAAAAAGAAGCGGCCGCAAAGCGAAAAGTGTCCGGCTCGAGTGGAGGTGGCGGCTCGAGTGGAGGAAGAGGCGAGAAGGCATCGTCAAAAATGGACGACTTGATAAACGAATTCCGTTCGTTCAAAGAGTTCGCGACCGAAAAGTATAGTCACAAGAAAACCGTGTCGTCCGACTATGCTCGAGCGGAAGATTTTAGGATTATGCGGTTGGATCTCGACTCGGTTCCGGAGGATGAACGTGAGGTTTATCGGAGGATGAAGGAAGAGGTGAAAAAAAAATGGACGTCGTAG